The Arachis hypogaea cultivar Tifrunner chromosome 19, arahy.Tifrunner.gnm2.J5K5, whole genome shotgun sequence genome has a window encoding:
- the LOC112777366 gene encoding seed linoleate 9S-lipoxygenase-3, with the protein MNIFGAKITGTVVLMQKNVLDVNSITSVEGILDTSLGGVISIVDTLSSFLGFSVAFQLISATKPDSSGKGKVGNTAYLKGIIDNLPTLGDKQNAFKIEFDYDSNFGIPGAFYIKNYMSNEFLLLSLTLEDIPNVGTIHFVCNSWIYNAKNYQSDRIFFANNTYLPSKTPGPLVYYRDLELKNLRGNGTGERKEWERIYDYDVYNDLGDPDKGVEYARPVLGGSSTYPYPRRGRTGRKPTKTDPNTESRSDNFYIPRDEAFGHLKSSDFLAYGIKSISQDVIPALKSVFDINFTPIEFDSFEEVHDLYEGGIKLPTDVIKQITPLPVVNELLRTDGEQFLKFPVPKVVQVSKSAWMTDVEFAREILAGVNPGLIRCLQEFPPKSKLDSGVYGDHTSTITKEQIEPNLDGLTIDEAIQQKKVFILDDHDAIFPYLRRINSTNSKAYATRTILYLKSDGTLKPLAIELSLPHPEGDQYGAISKVYLPAIEGVQSYIWLLAKAYVIVNDSNVHQLISHWLNTHAVVEPFVIATNRQLSVLHPIYKLLFPHYRDTMNINALARNQLINAGGIIEQTFLPSKYAMEISSVIYKDWVFTDQALPSDLIKRGMAIADASSPNGVRLVIEDYPYAMDGLEIWGAINTWVQDYVSLYYTSDDTVKGDLELQQWWKELVEVGHGDKKDEPWWPQMQTLQDLIQTCTTLIWTASALHASVNFGQYPYGGFILNRPTLSRRLMPEEGSPEYDELVKNPERAYLRTVTPKFQTLIDLSVIEILSRHASDEYYLGNRDSAEFWTSDVYALEAFKKFGNKLAEIEGILIQRNNDVNLRNRVGPVTMPYTLLYPTSEAGLTFRGIPNSISI; encoded by the exons atgaacattTTTGGGGCAAAGATAACAGGCACAGTTGTGCTAATGCAAAAGAATGTGTTAGATGTGAATAGCATAACTAGTGTTGAGGGTATTCTTGACACAAGCCTGGGGGGTGTTATCTCAATAGTTGATACCCTCTCTTCTTTCTTGGGCTTTTCGGTCGCATTTCAGTTGATTAGTGCTACTAAACCAGATT CAAGTGGCAAAGGAAAAGTTGGGAATACAGCTTATTTAAAAGGAATTATTGACAATTTGCCAACTTTGGGAGACAAACAAAATGCATTCAAGATTGAATTTGATTATGATAGTAACTTTGGGATTCCAGGAGCATTTTACATAAAGAACTATATGTCAAATGAGTTCTTGCTTCTCAGTTTGACTCTTGAAGATATTCCAAATGTTGGAACCATCCACTTTGTTTGCAACTCCTGGATTTACAATGCCAAAAACTATCAATCTGATCGCATTTTCTTCGCCAACAAT ACATACCTACCAAGTAAAACACCAGGTCCACTAGTGTACTACAGAGACCTTGAATTGAAGAATTTAAGAGGAAATGGGACCGGGGAAAGAAAGGAATGGGAAAGAATATATGATTATGATGTTTACAATGATTTGGGCGATCCAGACAAAGGTGTGGAATATGCTCGTCCAGTTCTTGGAGGATCTTCTACTTATCCTTACCCTAGGAGGGGTAGAACTGGTAGAAAACCAACAAAAACAG ATCCTAACACCGAAAGTAGAAGTGATAATTTCTATATTCCAAGAGATGAAGCCTTTGGTCACTTGAAATCGTCAGACTTCTTAGCTTATGGAATTAAATCAATATCCCAAGATGTAATCCCAGCTTTGAAATCAGTGTTTGACATAAATTTCACACCAATTGAGTTTGATAGCTTTGAAGAAGTTCATGATCTCTATGAAGGAGGGATTAAGCTACCCACAGATGTGATTAAGCAAATTACTCCTTTGCCTGTGGTCAATGAACTCCTTAGAACTGATGGTGAACAGTTCCTCAAGTTTCCTGTTCCTAAAGTTGTTCAAG TGAGTAAATCTGCATGGATGACTGATGTAGAATTTGCGAGAGAAATTCTTGCTGGCGTAAATCCTGGCTTAATTCGTTGTCTTCAA GAGTTTCCTCCAAAAAGTAAGCTAGACAGCGGAGTCTATGGTGATCATACAAGTACAATAACCAAAGAGCAAATAGAGCCCAATTTAGATGGGCTCACCATAGATGAG GCAATCCAGCAAAAGAAGGTGTTCATATTAGATGATCATGATGCAATATTTCCATATTTAAGGAGAATAAACTCAACTAATTCAAAGGCATATGCTACTagaaccatcctttatttgaagAGTGATGGAACTTTGAAGCCACTTGCAATTGAGTTAAGTTTGCCACACCCTGAAGGAGACCAATATGGTGCCATTAGTAAAGTCTACTTGCCTGCAATTGAAGGTGTTCAAAGTTACATTTGGCTTCTGGCCAAAGCTTATGTCATCGTCAATGATTCAAACGTTCATCAACTTATCAGCCACTG GTTAAACACTCATGCAGTTGTGGAGCCATTCGTGATAGCAACTAACAGGCAGCTCAGTGTGCTTCACCCAATTTACAAGCTTCTATTTCCACATTATCGTGACACTATGAATATAAATGCTCTTGCTCGTAATCAACTTATCAATGCAGGTGGCATTATTGAACAAACTTTCTTGCCTTCTAAGTATGCCATGGAAATATCTTCCGTCATTTATAAGGATTGGGTTTTTACAGATCAAGCTCTACCTTCTGATCTTATCAAGAG AGGAATGGcgattgcggatgcaagttcccCGAACGGTGTTCGTCTTGTGATAGAGGATTATCCTTACGCCATGGACGGACTAGAAATCTGGGGAGCCATTAACACATGGGTCCAAGACTACGTTTCTCTATACTACACCTCAGACGACACAGTCAAGGGAGACCTCGAACTCCAACAATGGTGGAAAGAGCTTGTAGAGGTTGGTCATGGAGACAAGAAAGACGAGCCATGGTGGCCTCAGATGCAAACTCTCCAAGACCTAATTCAAACTTGCACCACACTCATATGGACCGCTTCGGCGCTTCACGCTTCCGTTAACTTCGGTCAGTATCCGTACGGCGGTTTCATCCTAAACCGACCAACTCTGAGTCGCAGGTTGATGCCGGAAGAGGGAAGTCCCGAGTACGATGAGCTTGTCAAAAACCCTGAACGGGCTTACTTAAGAACGGTTACACCCAAGTTTCAAACTCTGATTGATCTTTCAGTTATTGAGATTTTGTCAAGGCATGCTTCTGATGAATACTACCTTGGTAACAGAGATAGTGCTGAGTTTTGGACCTCTGATGTTTATGCTTTAGAAGCTTTTAAGAAGTTTGGGAACAAGTTGGcggaaattgaaggaattctgatTCAAAGGAACAATGATGTGAATTTGAGAAACAGAGTTGGACCTGTTACTATGCCTTATACTCTGCTCTATCCTACAAGTGAAGCTGGGTTAACTTTCAGGGGAATTCCTAATAGTATCTCTATCTAG